In Pseudomonadales bacterium, a single window of DNA contains:
- a CDS encoding helix-turn-helix transcriptional regulator, which translates to MEVPIPCVDLWTANRYRILMRKNQHRREVGAGMSTRDLVAFNAIINSVYESSSGASPWNSFLRRIKDATGSVYAWMAFADEHSQAWNERRHYLENDSSRPLDGRHDRSDFLRVSPFTALPQGMVRSVRELAKEGRAAHFEFRDRAMKPFGLGDIIGVNFIRDDGQVGSLRLGRPQTAQPYSRKEKDLCLLLLPHLRRASADVSARRSSAHWRSILFEICRALGIGIFLIDPDHHVHDANDFAMDLLRVHDQILSVRKGQLHVQARGDDRAFIRAVADTFADGGSHAFRPTGSAARNHLFFVCTTLAHEAPTTLGRRAIVFVGDSSLSRPIDAGVLRDLFALSRAEADVVLGLTSGLSIAEIASQNATSRNTVYSQLKAVFEKVGVGQQSVLVSRVLSSIAILGRS; encoded by the coding sequence TTGGAAGTGCCGATCCCATGCGTTGATCTGTGGACAGCCAATCGATATCGGATTTTAATGCGGAAAAACCAACATCGCAGGGAAGTGGGGGCGGGCATGTCCACGCGTGATCTCGTTGCGTTCAATGCGATCATCAACAGCGTCTATGAGAGCAGTTCCGGGGCCTCACCGTGGAATTCCTTTCTCCGACGTATCAAGGACGCGACCGGGTCCGTATATGCGTGGATGGCGTTTGCCGATGAGCACTCCCAGGCCTGGAACGAGCGTCGGCATTACCTGGAAAACGACAGCAGCCGCCCTCTGGATGGTCGCCACGACCGCTCTGATTTTCTCCGTGTCAGTCCGTTTACCGCGTTGCCACAGGGCATGGTGAGGAGCGTGCGCGAGTTGGCGAAGGAGGGGCGTGCAGCTCATTTCGAATTTCGGGATCGGGCAATGAAACCGTTCGGTCTCGGCGACATCATCGGCGTGAATTTCATTCGGGACGACGGGCAGGTCGGCAGTTTGCGTCTCGGGCGTCCGCAGACGGCACAACCTTACTCCAGAAAGGAAAAGGACCTGTGCCTGCTCCTGTTGCCACATCTTCGGCGCGCCAGCGCGGACGTATCTGCCAGGAGATCGTCTGCACACTGGCGATCCATTCTCTTCGAGATTTGCCGTGCGCTTGGGATTGGTATCTTTCTGATCGACCCGGATCATCACGTTCATGATGCGAACGATTTCGCAATGGATCTGCTTCGGGTGCACGATCAGATTCTGTCCGTACGGAAGGGCCAGCTGCACGTGCAGGCCCGTGGTGACGATCGAGCATTCATCAGGGCCGTTGCGGATACGTTTGCGGATGGCGGTAGTCATGCCTTTCGACCCACAGGCAGCGCAGCCCGCAATCATCTCTTTTTCGTATGCACGACGCTGGCGCACGAGGCGCCAACCACCCTGGGGCGACGTGCGATCGTGTTTGTCGGTGATTCGTCCCTGTCTCGCCCGATCGATGCAGGCGTGCTGCGTGATCTCTTTGCGCTCAGCCGTGCCGAGGCCGACGTAGTGCTCGGTCTGACCAGCGGCCTGTCGATTGCAGAGATTGCGTCACAGAATGCGACCTCGCGCAACACGGTATACAGCCAATTGAAGGCTGTCTTCGAGAAGGTAGGCGTGGGCCAGCAGTCGGTTCTGGTGAGTCGTGTGCTGAGCAGTATCGCCATTCTCGGGCGAAGCTGA
- a CDS encoding SDR family oxidoreductase, with the protein MIDPGLAGCTALVTGGGTGIGHATALRLLEQGTIVTIAGRRSDVLEESARRLRARVAGAEVRVQQCDITVETDVERAVQVAAGAGGRLDIAVANAGTGVPGPILSLSADHWRYACDLNIMGTALTIKHAALAMQQHGGSIVAISSGAGFKIPKFMATYGATKAGLEMLVRCAAIELAPFAIRVNTIRPGFIPTEGALLGFSEDEQKIAIEHTPLARNGFPEDIGDAVLHLCSRQAAWVTGQTVSVDGGLDLPEGENFEGLCRRVYGDELMDRVTGADPRSE; encoded by the coding sequence ATGATCGATCCGGGGCTTGCGGGGTGTACGGCGCTGGTAACCGGCGGCGGCACCGGGATCGGGCACGCAACGGCGTTGCGCCTGCTCGAACAGGGAACGATCGTGACGATCGCGGGCCGGCGCAGCGACGTGCTCGAGGAATCTGCCCGACGCCTGCGCGCCAGGGTTGCGGGCGCCGAGGTGCGCGTGCAGCAGTGCGACATCACCGTCGAGACCGACGTGGAGCGTGCCGTGCAGGTCGCGGCCGGTGCTGGCGGCAGACTCGATATCGCGGTCGCCAACGCAGGCACCGGTGTGCCGGGGCCGATCCTGTCACTGAGCGCCGATCACTGGCGCTACGCCTGCGACCTGAACATCATGGGCACCGCACTCACGATCAAGCACGCCGCGCTCGCCATGCAGCAGCACGGGGGCAGCATCGTCGCGATCTCCTCCGGCGCCGGCTTCAAGATCCCGAAGTTCATGGCGACCTACGGGGCCACCAAGGCGGGGCTCGAGATGCTGGTGCGCTGCGCGGCAATCGAGCTGGCACCGTTTGCGATCCGCGTGAACACGATCCGTCCCGGCTTCATACCCACCGAGGGCGCACTGCTCGGTTTCAGCGAGGACGAACAGAAAATCGCGATCGAACACACGCCGCTCGCGCGCAACGGTTTCCCCGAGGATATCGGCGACGCGGTGCTCCATCTCTGTTCAAGACAGGCCGCCTGGGTGACGGGCCAGACCGTATCGGTCGACGGCGGCCTCGATCTGCCGGAAGGCGAAAACTTCGAGGGCCTGTGCCGGCGCGTGTACGGCGACGAGCTGATGGATCGCGTCACCGGCGCCGATCCACGCAGCGAATGA
- a CDS encoding sulfotransferase: MNAEPRFDPERLMAAAEQRTGHSDWGDPGFRTGLDHLIDSLEREARLSELGRYATAEAMISRLANRLDIIAYRKQRPAVEAQTIRRPLFVLGLPRTGTTILHEVLAQDPDHISPLHWQVMKPVPPPHADNIDSDPRIAEVEAQLDAFDQIAPNFKTIHEMGARLPTECLSILAMYFISDEWSATYYVPTYRRWCLDHDMHGAYRWHHQVLQHLQVDCARPRWVLKSPLHLPYLQAIFDEYPDASIVWTHREPMTVMASVSSLAQTLRATFSEGIDPKLTAQGEVEHLSQALLRGMRWRDAHPERKHQFIDLGFAEIMRDLLGAVEKIYAHFGFELTAGARRRMENYIRDRPRDKHGVHSYSAAQFGLGEAQHGVVFAPYRERFAHFLAGSGTG; encoded by the coding sequence GTGAACGCAGAACCACGATTCGATCCGGAGCGATTGATGGCGGCCGCCGAGCAGCGCACCGGACATTCGGACTGGGGTGATCCGGGCTTTCGCACCGGACTGGACCATCTGATCGACTCGCTGGAACGCGAGGCACGTCTGTCGGAACTGGGGCGCTACGCGACCGCGGAAGCGATGATCAGCCGGCTCGCGAACCGGCTCGACATCATCGCGTACCGCAAGCAACGCCCGGCGGTGGAGGCCCAGACGATCCGGCGCCCGCTGTTCGTGCTCGGGCTGCCACGCACCGGAACCACGATCCTGCACGAGGTGCTCGCGCAGGACCCGGACCATATTTCACCGCTGCACTGGCAAGTGATGAAGCCGGTGCCACCTCCGCATGCAGACAACATCGACAGCGATCCGCGCATCGCCGAGGTCGAGGCACAACTGGACGCGTTCGACCAGATCGCGCCGAACTTCAAGACGATCCACGAGATGGGCGCACGGCTGCCGACCGAATGCCTGTCGATACTCGCGATGTACTTCATCAGCGACGAATGGAGTGCAACCTACTACGTGCCGACGTACCGGCGCTGGTGCCTGGACCACGACATGCACGGTGCGTATCGCTGGCATCACCAGGTACTGCAGCACCTGCAGGTGGACTGCGCACGTCCACGCTGGGTACTGAAGTCGCCACTGCACCTGCCCTACCTGCAGGCGATCTTCGACGAGTATCCGGATGCATCGATCGTGTGGACGCACCGCGAGCCGATGACCGTGATGGCGTCGGTGTCCAGCCTGGCACAAACGCTGCGTGCAACCTTCAGCGAGGGCATCGATCCGAAACTCACGGCGCAAGGCGAAGTCGAGCATCTGTCACAGGCACTGCTGCGCGGCATGAGGTGGCGCGACGCACACCCCGAACGCAAGCACCAGTTCATCGACCTCGGATTCGCGGAGATCATGCGCGACCTGCTCGGGGCTGTCGAGAAGATCTACGCCCATTTCGGCTTCGAACTGACGGCGGGAGCACGCCGGCGAATGGAGAACTACATCCGCGATCGTCCACGCGACAAGCACGGTGTGCACAGCTACAGCGCGGCACAGTTCGGGCTCGGCGAGGCGCAGCACGGCGTGGTGTTCGCCCCGTATCGCGAGCGCTTCGCACACTTCCTCGCCGGTTCGGGAACCGGCTAG
- a CDS encoding DUF1214 domain-containing protein, whose translation MPTDTTASAAALAELLHLVRELNSRFLGEEFGNTRPDDIVDGRVYVLHALQAALGSQLDVDPGRPVFRRLTGPNMKVLGDNPDAVYFGAYVQPGRSYRIRGNLAGATFTSFSQELGTADGGYSRQTVNVVKDSDLHPDPDGNFEFVLSAERCPGNWFPLHPQAGLINTRHFFERERPAASDPTLHVPLAIECLDPDPAPPPRLDDAALAARIRCAMHYVRGMTLDVPPFPHGPYPQPGWVSTVANRFNPPADPAASTGWANMDAIYALAPYELQPDEALVIEGRFPACRFANVLLYTRFLQTYDYINRCVSLNRRQIRLRADGSFRVVVAHRDPGVPNWLDTAGRTQGRVFWRFLLPEEPLQALQTRVMHVAQVRQLGE comes from the coding sequence ATGCCCACCGACACGACGGCCAGCGCCGCAGCGCTCGCGGAGCTGCTCCACCTGGTTCGTGAACTGAACTCGCGCTTCCTCGGCGAGGAATTCGGCAACACACGACCCGACGACATCGTCGACGGCCGCGTGTACGTGCTGCATGCACTGCAGGCCGCGCTCGGCAGCCAGCTCGACGTGGATCCCGGCCGACCGGTGTTTCGCCGCCTTACCGGGCCGAACATGAAGGTGCTCGGTGACAACCCCGACGCGGTGTACTTCGGCGCCTACGTGCAACCGGGGCGCAGTTACCGCATCCGTGGCAATCTGGCCGGTGCCACGTTCACGTCGTTCAGCCAGGAACTCGGCACTGCCGACGGGGGCTATTCACGGCAGACGGTGAACGTGGTCAAGGACAGCGACCTGCATCCCGACCCGGACGGCAACTTCGAGTTCGTGCTGAGCGCGGAGCGCTGTCCGGGCAACTGGTTCCCGCTGCATCCGCAGGCAGGGCTGATCAATACGCGTCACTTCTTCGAACGCGAGCGACCCGCGGCGTCGGACCCCACCCTGCATGTCCCGCTCGCGATCGAGTGCCTGGACCCCGACCCCGCCCCACCGCCACGCCTGGATGACGCCGCGCTGGCAGCACGCATACGCTGCGCCATGCACTACGTGCGTGGCATGACCCTCGATGTACCGCCATTCCCGCATGGGCCGTACCCGCAACCCGGATGGGTCTCGACGGTCGCGAACCGTTTCAATCCACCGGCAGATCCGGCAGCAAGCACCGGCTGGGCCAACATGGATGCGATCTACGCGCTGGCGCCGTACGAACTCCAGCCCGACGAGGCACTGGTGATCGAAGGGCGCTTTCCAGCCTGCCGGTTCGCAAACGTGCTGCTCTATACGCGATTCCTGCAGACCTACGATTACATCAACCGCTGTGTCTCGCTGAACCGCCGGCAGATCCGGCTCAGGGCCGACGGCAGTTTCCGTGTCGTGGTCGCACACCGCGACCCGGGCGTGCCGAACTGGCTCGACACGGCGGGACGCACGCAGGGGCGGGTCTTCTGGCGCTTCCTGCTGCCGGAAGAACCATTACAGGCGCTGCAGACGCGCGTGATGCACGTCGCGCAGGTACGGCAACTGGGCGAATGA
- a CDS encoding VOC family protein, whose amino-acid sequence MNLNFDRVLQVGMVVRDLDQALDFYTNTVGWGPFTIFEDDQGIKYDRKGGTPYSGRIRVAVTAWDSKPCLELIQPLSGDNLFSRHLDRHGEGLHHLFAGLVDDLDVVLPELEKQGIRTILYGPVPEFQARVAYVVGERTRNIILEISDRRC is encoded by the coding sequence ATGAACCTGAATTTCGATCGGGTGCTGCAGGTGGGCATGGTCGTGCGGGATCTCGACCAGGCGCTGGATTTCTATACGAACACGGTCGGCTGGGGTCCGTTCACGATTTTCGAGGACGATCAGGGCATCAAGTACGACCGCAAGGGCGGAACGCCGTACAGCGGCAGGATCCGGGTTGCGGTAACCGCGTGGGACAGCAAGCCGTGCCTAGAACTGATCCAGCCGCTGTCGGGCGACAACCTCTTCAGCCGGCATCTCGACAGGCACGGCGAAGGCCTGCACCACCTGTTCGCGGGCCTGGTGGACGATCTGGACGTGGTGCTGCCCGAACTCGAGAAACAGGGCATTCGCACGATCCTGTACGGCCCGGTACCCGAGTTCCAGGCGCGCGTCGCCTACGTGGTCGGCGAAAGGACGCGCAACATCATCCTCGAGATCAGCGACCGAAGGTGCTGA
- a CDS encoding MotA/TolQ/ExbB proton channel family protein, with protein MSIASISPQFFVTAAFWVLLVFSVLTWTVVLFKAFQFTHVGRRDRLYASQFWQAPTLSQAACDCVERTPMCAIARAGFVAMATHASGSLGSGGKREHRLERHLRTQLHDERRSLEGGLSMLASIGSTAPFVGLFGTVIGIMRALQDIGSSGSASLDVVAGPIGEALLATGVGIAVAIPAVLAYNFFLRRSRLIVQRLEDFAGDFLAIAGDQYLEAVPASITEHGNARAPRRVAAMPGARLDVAG; from the coding sequence ATGAGCATTGCAAGCATCTCTCCGCAGTTTTTCGTTACGGCGGCGTTCTGGGTTCTGCTGGTCTTTTCCGTGCTGACCTGGACGGTCGTTCTGTTCAAGGCATTCCAGTTCACGCATGTCGGGCGCCGCGATCGCCTGTATGCCAGCCAGTTCTGGCAGGCACCCACCCTGTCGCAGGCCGCCTGCGACTGTGTGGAACGGACCCCGATGTGTGCAATCGCACGCGCGGGCTTTGTTGCGATGGCCACCCATGCCAGTGGCAGTCTGGGCAGCGGCGGCAAACGTGAACACCGGTTGGAGCGTCACCTGCGCACGCAACTGCACGACGAGCGCCGCTCACTGGAGGGCGGGCTGAGCATGCTCGCAAGCATCGGCAGCACAGCCCCGTTCGTCGGACTGTTCGGCACCGTGATCGGCATCATGCGGGCATTGCAGGACATCGGCAGCAGCGGCTCTGCCAGCCTGGATGTGGTGGCCGGACCCATCGGCGAGGCGCTGCTGGCAACCGGAGTCGGTATCGCGGTCGCCATTCCTGCGGTGCTCGCCTACAACTTCTTCCTGCGCCGCTCCCGGCTGATCGTGCAGCGCCTCGAGGACTTCGCAGGCGATTTCCTCGCGATTGCGGGTGACCAGTATCTGGAGGCCGTACCGGCCTCGATCACCGAGCACGGCAATGCCAGGGCGCCCCGCCGTGTGGCGGCCATGCCCGGTGCACGACTCGACGTGGCCGGCTGA
- a CDS encoding biopolymer transporter ExbD translates to MGFHRSEADTELSEINITPLVDVMLVLLVAFMVTAPLMTNVVNVNLPQTARTSPPKEDKAHTLEVDATGVYRLDGEVVTEDALEGRLSVLKQAMDSKASEAALHLQADAALNYGKVVNVMAIVERTGIQKLAVFTQPH, encoded by the coding sequence ATGGGATTCCATCGCAGCGAAGCCGATACGGAACTCAGTGAAATCAATATCACGCCGCTGGTCGACGTGATGCTGGTGTTGCTGGTCGCCTTCATGGTCACTGCTCCGCTGATGACCAACGTGGTCAATGTCAACCTGCCGCAGACGGCAAGGACGAGTCCGCCCAAAGAGGACAAGGCACACACGCTCGAGGTCGACGCGACGGGGGTGTACCGCCTCGATGGCGAGGTCGTCACCGAGGATGCGCTTGAAGGCCGATTGTCCGTGCTGAAGCAGGCGATGGATTCGAAGGCGAGCGAAGCCGCCCTGCACCTGCAGGCCGACGCGGCGCTCAATTACGGCAAGGTGGTCAATGTCATGGCCATCGTCGAGCGCACGGGCATCCAGAAGCTGGCCGTGTTCACGCAGCCACACTGA
- a CDS encoding energy transducer TonB, producing the protein MPARNWGMAFVAAALSHAALAMWLLTGDALDTSAAKDEGRAGIEIGFAAAPGPVDDIPDETVIPPEPPPPPKPVRPEPRPPVRVEKPIVARPEPVAEKVETVAAPTPEPAAEAAVTSAPARTTAATTPAVAATTSSSTPASGTSVSAHAGEHKGDARNYLASLMRWLNRHKEYPAALKKEKQQGTVVLQFMIDKSGKVISSGIRKSSGNGALDQAALEMLAKADPLPAIPDSMRRDQLSLAIPVEYSLITK; encoded by the coding sequence ATGCCGGCCAGAAACTGGGGTATGGCCTTCGTGGCTGCAGCGCTGTCGCACGCTGCGCTGGCCATGTGGCTGCTGACAGGCGATGCGCTCGACACCAGCGCCGCGAAGGACGAAGGGCGCGCGGGAATCGAGATCGGATTCGCCGCCGCCCCGGGCCCGGTCGACGACATTCCCGACGAGACGGTGATCCCGCCCGAACCGCCTCCCCCACCGAAGCCCGTCAGGCCCGAGCCCAGGCCACCGGTACGCGTGGAAAAACCCATCGTCGCCAGGCCGGAACCGGTGGCGGAGAAGGTCGAAACCGTCGCGGCGCCCACACCCGAGCCCGCGGCCGAAGCAGCGGTCACGTCGGCCCCAGCGCGCACCACCGCGGCGACCACACCGGCCGTGGCCGCCACCACCTCCAGCAGTACGCCCGCGTCCGGCACATCGGTTTCCGCACACGCCGGCGAGCACAAGGGGGACGCCAGAAACTACCTGGCATCCCTGATGCGCTGGTTGAACCGGCACAAGGAATACCCGGCCGCACTGAAGAAGGAAAAGCAGCAAGGCACGGTGGTGCTGCAGTTCATGATCGACAAGTCGGGCAAGGTCATTTCCTCGGGCATCAGGAAAAGCTCCGGCAATGGCGCGCTGGATCAGGCCGCCCTCGAAATGCTCGCCAAGGCGGATCCCCTGCCTGCCATCCCGGATTCCATGCGCCGCGACCAGCTTTCGCTGGCGATACCCGTCGAATATTCATTGATCACGAAGTAA
- a CDS encoding TonB-dependent receptor gives MSTKPTTLRPVSLRSTRAPATVPPAHLPDVSRAARQAFVLSVSALMAVPVLAADDETLELDTLQIEERAIDTNPYAQPGAPYKARVSGDERHVKPLAETPQTITVLTQTAIQDSGRSDLRAVLATQPGITLGTGENGNAFGDRYIIRGHEARSDVFVDGLRDPGMTIRESFAVEQVEVTKGPSSTFAGRGSTGGAVNSITKQASSEYDFTKLQGGLGTDSYQRYTVDANKRISDDVAVRINALYADQDIPDRSPADRERQGIALSAAFQVSDKLRVVADYYRLEATDRPDMGTYIVPNGGRPVRNIPVYSQHGDFLESTVDTGTLRVKYDFSEDFRIQNAIRYGETDNGYVVTGARGATRAADDPVAPGAGTISLSTHQGWQEVEYFVDQLNVHLDRNIAGMRHQFLVSAEYSDLKVLNGNYNISNNGLSNCRLPGRGAGPSSAGFCILDGAGNRVGNIGNLIGRSVTRGAFDSDYNVKTWSASIMDTIDITEALSLFFGLRYDDFDYRNLVVARNNTETVYKYSDDLLNKHIGIVYQIASGGNVYATWSTSSEINGGESDVGASCGYGGLCGEPDQVTESKPEEAENIEIGSKWNLFDEKLLATVAVFQITKNDVMESVGDNYSTLGTLNTGKNRVKGIELSVSGNLTPRLSAQIGLSKMDSEVLKSVDPGRKGLVLSNFAEDSAFVQLRYQVTDKLAIGGTSTYSSEKYAGQPDTGADFNATIGKYNYQVPSATTYDLFLDYEFNEKFSARLNALNITDKDYYLAGYRSGALTYKGDARSIFLTLSYEL, from the coding sequence ATGTCCACCAAACCAACGACACTGCGTCCAGTGAGCCTGCGCAGCACCCGCGCACCCGCAACGGTACCGCCCGCTCATCTTCCCGACGTCAGTCGTGCCGCAAGACAAGCCTTCGTGCTGAGCGTCTCGGCACTGATGGCGGTCCCGGTCCTCGCGGCAGACGACGAGACGCTCGAGCTGGACACCTTGCAGATCGAGGAACGCGCGATCGACACCAATCCGTATGCGCAGCCGGGGGCGCCGTACAAGGCCCGGGTGTCCGGTGACGAGCGTCACGTCAAGCCACTGGCCGAAACGCCGCAGACGATCACCGTGCTGACCCAGACCGCAATCCAGGATTCCGGTCGTTCCGACCTGCGCGCGGTACTTGCGACACAGCCCGGCATCACGCTGGGGACCGGTGAAAACGGCAACGCATTCGGCGACCGCTACATCATCCGTGGCCACGAAGCGCGCAGCGACGTATTCGTCGACGGGCTGCGTGACCCCGGCATGACGATACGCGAAAGCTTCGCCGTGGAGCAGGTGGAAGTCACCAAGGGGCCGAGCTCGACGTTCGCGGGGCGCGGCAGCACCGGTGGCGCCGTCAACAGCATCACCAAGCAGGCCAGCAGCGAATACGACTTCACCAAGCTGCAGGGCGGGCTGGGCACCGACAGCTACCAGCGCTACACGGTCGATGCCAACAAGCGGATCAGTGACGACGTCGCCGTGCGCATCAACGCACTGTACGCAGACCAGGACATACCGGATCGTTCCCCGGCAGATCGCGAGCGGCAGGGAATCGCGCTGTCTGCCGCATTCCAGGTGAGCGACAAGCTCCGGGTCGTGGCCGATTACTACCGTCTCGAGGCCACCGACCGGCCCGACATGGGCACCTATATCGTTCCGAACGGTGGCAGACCGGTACGCAACATACCGGTCTACTCGCAGCACGGTGACTTTCTGGAATCCACCGTGGACACGGGAACACTGCGCGTGAAATACGACTTCTCGGAGGATTTCCGGATCCAGAATGCGATTCGCTACGGAGAAACGGACAACGGCTACGTCGTGACCGGGGCGCGTGGCGCCACCAGGGCTGCGGACGATCCGGTAGCTCCCGGAGCCGGCACCATCTCGCTCAGCACGCACCAGGGCTGGCAGGAAGTCGAGTATTTCGTCGATCAACTCAATGTCCATCTCGACAGGAACATCGCAGGCATGCGCCACCAGTTCCTGGTCAGCGCGGAATACTCCGACCTCAAGGTGCTCAACGGGAACTACAACATCAGCAACAACGGCCTCTCCAACTGCCGGCTGCCCGGTCGTGGGGCGGGGCCCTCCTCGGCAGGTTTCTGCATCCTGGACGGTGCCGGCAACCGCGTTGGAAACATCGGCAATCTGATCGGTCGGTCGGTGACGCGAGGAGCATTCGACTCCGACTACAACGTGAAGACCTGGTCGGCCTCGATCATGGACACCATCGACATCACCGAAGCGCTCAGCCTGTTCTTCGGTTTGCGCTACGACGACTTCGATTACAGGAACCTGGTGGTAGCCCGCAACAACACGGAGACCGTCTACAAGTACTCCGACGACCTGCTGAACAAGCACATCGGCATCGTCTACCAGATCGCGTCGGGCGGGAACGTCTACGCGACCTGGAGTACGTCCAGCGAAATCAACGGCGGCGAATCCGACGTCGGTGCGAGCTGCGGTTACGGCGGGCTTTGTGGCGAGCCGGACCAGGTGACCGAAAGCAAGCCGGAAGAGGCCGAGAACATCGAGATCGGCAGCAAGTGGAACCTGTTCGACGAGAAGCTGCTGGCCACCGTGGCGGTGTTCCAGATCACCAAGAACGATGTGATGGAGAGCGTGGGCGACAACTACAGCACGCTCGGCACGCTCAACACCGGCAAGAACCGCGTGAAGGGGATCGAGCTTTCGGTCTCCGGCAACCTGACACCCAGGCTCAGTGCGCAGATCGGCCTGTCGAAGATGGACTCCGAGGTCCTGAAATCGGTCGATCCGGGCAGGAAGGGGCTCGTGCTGAGCAATTTCGCCGAGGACAGTGCGTTCGTGCAGTTGCGCTACCAGGTGACGGACAAGCTCGCGATCGGTGGCACATCGACGTACTCCAGCGAGAAATACGCGGGCCAGCCCGATACCGGTGCCGACTTCAACGCAACCATCGGCAAATACAACTACCAGGTGCCGAGCGCGACGACGTACGACCTGTTCCTCGACTACGAGTTCAACGAGAAGTTCAGCGCTCGTCTGAACGCGCTGAACATCACCGACAAGGACTACTACCTCGCCGGGTATCGCAGCGGGGCGCTGACCTACAAGGGAGATGCGCGCAGCATCTTCCTGACCCTGTCCTACGAACTGTGA
- a CDS encoding alpha-hydroxy-acid oxidizing protein, with protein MSSTSTHAIPAGLVSVEEYERHAQRCLPPAVFAHIAGGSGNEHTLRRNREAFETLALQPRLLVDCRHGNTRCELFGQAFRHPLLLAPVALQALVHPDGELASAHGAAAMEAGMVCSTLSSFTLEDIAARHPFGLWFQLYFQPRREHTLDLVRRAEAAGYRSLVVTLDTPVQAASPRAQRAGFSLPAGIHAANLQRYPTPEQVTLGAGQSVIFQGMMSEAPGWQDLEWLLDSTELPVIVKGVTHPGDAARLAKLGVQGQVVSNHGGRALDHAPASLDCLPAIRRALGNDYPLLLDSGIRNGTDAFKALACGADAVLIGRPCIHALAVAGALGVAHALKLLREELELCMALTGCPTLQDISRDALFSIG; from the coding sequence ATGTCATCCACGTCGACTCATGCAATTCCCGCCGGGCTGGTATCGGTAGAGGAATACGAGCGGCACGCGCAACGGTGTCTGCCACCGGCGGTGTTTGCACACATCGCCGGCGGCAGCGGCAACGAGCACACGCTGCGCCGCAACCGGGAAGCGTTCGAAACCCTCGCACTGCAACCACGGCTGCTGGTGGATTGCCGCCACGGCAACACGCGTTGCGAACTGTTCGGGCAGGCGTTCCGCCATCCGCTGCTGCTGGCACCGGTGGCATTGCAGGCACTCGTGCACCCCGACGGCGAACTGGCCAGCGCCCACGGCGCAGCAGCGATGGAAGCCGGCATGGTCTGCAGTACGCTGTCGTCGTTCACGCTGGAAGACATCGCGGCCAGACACCCGTTCGGGTTGTGGTTCCAGTTGTATTTCCAGCCGCGCCGGGAGCATACCCTGGACCTCGTGCGGCGCGCCGAAGCCGCCGGCTACCGCTCACTGGTGGTCACGCTCGACACCCCGGTGCAGGCGGCTTCACCGCGCGCCCAGCGCGCCGGCTTCAGCCTGCCGGCTGGCATCCACGCCGCCAACCTGCAGCGCTACCCGACGCCGGAGCAGGTCACGCTTGGCGCCGGACAGAGCGTCATCTTCCAGGGCATGATGAGCGAGGCACCCGGCTGGCAGGACCTGGAGTGGCTGCTCGACAGCACCGAACTGCCGGTGATCGTCAAGGGCGTGACGCATCCGGGCGATGCTGCACGCCTCGCGAAGCTGGGCGTGCAGGGGCAGGTGGTGTCGAACCATGGCGGTCGTGCACTGGATCATGCGCCTGCAAGCCTGGACTGCCTGCCGGCAATCCGCCGAGCGCTGGGCAACGACTACCCGCTGCTGCTCGACAGCGGAATCCGCAACGGTACCGACGCATTCAAGGCACTCGCCTGTGGTGCCGATGCGGTACTGATCGGACGCCCCTGCATTCATGCGTTGGCCGTGGCGGGCGCGCTCGGGGTGGCACACGCACTCAAGCTGCTGCGCGAAGAACTCGAACTGTGCATGGCGCTCACCGGCTGTCCCACCTTGCAGGACATCAGCCGTGACGCGCTGTTTTCCATCGGATGA